From a single Spongiibacter taiwanensis genomic region:
- a CDS encoding diacylglycerol kinase: protein MMNKPGRSGLSRLIAASTYSWRGLRAAWRYEEAFRQEATFALILLPAAFWLGEDATQRGLLIFSVALLVVVELINSAIEAAIDRIGSERHPLSGQAKDIGSAAVMVSLLLCLVVWGLVIFERLTQ, encoded by the coding sequence ATGATGAATAAGCCCGGCCGCTCAGGCCTATCACGACTCATCGCCGCCAGCACTTATTCCTGGAGGGGGCTGCGAGCCGCCTGGCGCTATGAAGAGGCCTTTCGCCAGGAGGCGACCTTCGCCCTCATCCTGCTGCCTGCCGCTTTCTGGCTCGGCGAAGACGCGACTCAGCGTGGTCTGCTCATCTTCAGCGTGGCCCTGCTGGTGGTTGTCGAGCTGATCAACTCCGCTATCGAGGCCGCCATCGACCGCATTGGTAGCGAGCGCCATCCGCTCTCAGGCCAGGCAAAAGACATTGGCTCGGCGGCGGTTATGGTGAGCCTGCTGCTGTGCCTGGTGGTCTGGGGCCTGGTCATTTTCGAAAGATTGACCCAGTAG